In Ammospiza nelsoni isolate bAmmNel1 chromosome 11, bAmmNel1.pri, whole genome shotgun sequence, the genomic window TTTCTCCCAGGAACCCCACCAGTGACAGCAGAGAACACAGAACATGGCTCTGCAGAACAGGGCTGGCCTCAGTGCTCTGGCAAGCCACCAAACACCTCATTAAATACCATGAGTTTCTTCTCTTCCTAAAACCAGCTTCTTGTTATCTTCCAAGGGTTTAAATttagttggttggttggttgtttttttttttttttttttttttttttttgttttggtattttttttttgcaattgccctgttttctttaaacaaattcaagcagcaatcagcTGTGGTTTGTTGCTGTGCTCCTCCTTTGGCCCTGTGTTAGACACAGGCTCAACGTAAAGCAACTCAGTCACAGAATTTGTTTGTCCCAAACGCCTCAAGTCTCCCTTGGGATGACCCCATGGACTGCCTGATGCTGGCCAAGCTGCAGGAGAGAGCCTGAGCTGCCATTCCTGCACCcagagtgcccagggctgtcccagtgccacccagccAGCAGATCCCCTCACCTGGATGAAGTGCCAGAACTGGGATTGCAGTAAGCTCTTGGTTTCAGACTTGCTGAGCTTGCTCTCAGGGTCAGCATGGTTGTTATACACCAAAGCTGCTGTAGCAAAAGCTTTTTCAAGGTCTGAGCCTTTTCTTAGAGCTGGAGGGAGGAAAAGtttatccaaaaaaaaaaaaaaaaaaaaaaaggcttttgagATATAATTGAAAGGAATCTGTTAAAACCATCCAGGGTGGGTGGAAACCTGTGTAGTTTCATTAAAGTTAATGAGACTGAAACTGTTTATACCCACAGAGGATGTGGCCCAGATTTTATTTGGAATGGGCCAGCACCATGCCTCATATCCCATGCAATCACACCCTGAAGGGAGCTTtccctcagagccagggctgtggcacagcacgGGGCTTGGGACCCACCTGGCCTCTCCTGACCCTGGGCATCCAGCAGGGACCTGCCACACCACAGGCACAGGCCATGGTGGCCATCTCCAGGATGCATTTGGAGCGCCAGAGACCTGCACCAGGGAAAACAGGGCCCCTTtgggagcatccctgtgctgcaccaGTGCTGCACCTCAGCATTATGGCAAGCTTGGGATCTGGGCTGGATCCATCCCACCCTTGTGCATGACTCTGAAATACTGATGCTCacaagctctgccagcagggcttacacagatGATttatgctgtgatttttttatgaAAAGGCAAACACAGGACGAGATGTGACAGCACAGGGACCCATGAGACCCTCCTGACTTGCACCAGCTGAGGATCTGCACAACCTCTGCAAGCCCTGTGACACTGCCAGAACTTTCTGCACGTGGGCTGTGAATGACCTGAACCCCAAAGGGGCAGTGAAGGGCTCCCCTTACCTTTTATTGATGCCAGCTGCTTGGCAATGGGTACGCTGGTGGTGAGAAAGCAGAGAGGCACAATTATCACTTGGTAAATTGTGTTGGGTATTGagtttctccatgaatgagCTTGctcatttctgttttatttaatcacccaggaactcagggcttcccaaGGGACAGTGTCTTTCCTGCAcagtggaaaggaaaatggCCTCTACAAGAAGCACAAGAACATCACACAGCTTCTAATCCCTCACCTGAGAGAGTAGCCTGGAGTTGTAACTAAAGCTGATTATTAATTTTAAGTGAGGGACATTGCAACACACTTCATGTAATTTCTTCATGAACATGAAAGAGGCCCCAGAGGTTTCTTAGTTTTATGCTCATTCCCAGGAAAGTGGAGAGGGGTCTGCCATCCCCTCCTCACCAACGCTCTCAGTTTGGAGCAGACACatagcttttatttccagcaggaCTCACATTTGTGAGAATCACCCCCCTGCTTTCAATCAAAACCTAAAACCTGCTTACCTTGTGCTGAATTGCTGAAAACTAATTACAGAGCATGTGATAGAGACAAACACACCCAGATGATGAGTTCCAACACAAATGGCAGATCACCCAGATGCCACAACAAAGAGATGACTTACCCCTTGGGcatgcctgcagcagctggagggccTTttttggtggcagcaggagcaggctgacTGACTGAGTACTGCTTCATACTGGGAACACTTGTTCTGCAGCCACACATCTCCAGGCCAGGCTGTTTGTGATCTCCAGGCAACGGGGTAATAGCAAGCAGGTGGATGGAAGCTCTGCCCCGTGGAAGCAGCCTGCTTGTAGCCATGCCTATCAATAATGCAAACACTACCTGGGAATCCTGGAGCCACTGAAATACCCCAGTCTGCAGCaggaaggcactgctgggctggcaaGCAGTGGGGCTTGAATTTCACAGGGGAATTTGACAGAAACAAACCCAGATCATAATGGAACCTGGATCCTCTCAGACCTATGGGGATGTAACTTTGCATCGGGAATAACTTTGACACTGCATCCACTCATCTATacaaattataattttaatgaGAAACATTCCTGCTGTGGGATAACGTAACTTGCCCCAAGCTACAAAGTGAGTtattcctgcagccagagctggaatCCAAGCATTTCCTAGCTCCTGATCCAGCATTTATCCTAGGTGAGCACACTCCTGCTCTAATATTTATTCTATTTCCCCGTCACGGTGCAaagagccctgctctgcctccaaaccagctccaaggcagcccccagcagggagcctgggctgtgcttcCCACCCGAGCAGGGAGTGCTGCTTCCCCAAGCAGCTCGGAGCCATATGGCAGAGCAGGCGCGCATTAGAGGAACTGGAAGGGCTCCAGTGAACTTTGTTATTTATTGGCATGGATATTGCTATTAGAAAACACAGCTTGTCACACTGCCTAGCTCCATGCACGGGCTCCTCTCTGCCTAGAGGTGTCTAGACAGGATAACTTCAAGTTTAAAGACAAAGCAGGCAGTTTAATTTCAGGGTGGTCTCTTAATAGGTGGTGACTTCAGCTACCTCACCCAGCTCATCGTTCCTGGTGAAAGGATACAATACTGATGTTAAAACTGCCCATGATGAGACTTTATGTAACGGGACACACAAAGGAGACTGCAACAGATGGCCCAGagaattaaaatgttttcctcaTTTAGTAGAAGCTAAATTACTGAAGGCTAATGAATAAGGATGTTCACCACCTTACCGTTCCTGGATTTTAATTATCTTAAAAAGCATGGGAAAAGAGAACCTTTAATTTTCCATCTAAGAGTGTCATTACTCAAACAATTCAGAGCCTTTTTCTGAGAGGTTTAAGCTGTCTTAGATCTCTAGTGCATTCTTTAGGACTGGCTCATGAATAAAACAGAGCCTGTAATTGCAATGACGAAGCCAAAACACATATAATCAATGCTCATTATTCCATCAATTAACACACTAAAATTAAACAAGAATTCAGGCTTAGTAATCTGCCatcaactaaaaaaaaaaaaaaaaaaaaagagagagtcTTGATATCATGTTGAAGTGATAATTCCTTTTCACATCTGTTGAACCATACATGAAAGGCCTTACATCCTGGTTAATATGTGGAATGGGGATGTTTGGTCTTAGCATCCAAGGTGAAAAATGAGAGTGAGAAACAGACTCTGTTTCCTGTTTATCAGTGGCAGGCAGTACTGTGAGCGGGCTGGCAAACCCAGCCCTCTGTGTTTTGGGATCTTTCCACTGCAGATCAGATTTCAGCTCACAGTTGTTTTAATCTCACCGACTTTTGAGAGCCTGAGCTCTAGAACAGGTGATTTGCTTTGCTGGGGTAGTAGCAAGTTCAGACAAACCTGGGGTTCATTATCCCTCTAGGATACACTAATTAACGTGTGCAGGAGCATTTGTGCCTGACAGATAAGGGGTAGCATGAGGATAACCCTTGCCTTTGCAGATGATCAGCTTTGAAGTTTGAGATTTTGGCTGTGTGTGTAGCTCGAGTATTCTGGTCAGCAAGGTGTGTGTGGAGCCAGGCCATCTGCTCTGTAGCTATTTTGGTACACACTATTTATGTTTGAAATATCCAGGTGCCTTTATTGGTCAATTTTTAGCATGTTTCACACGTTAACAATCCTGTCTGCGCAAAATACGCAACCTGCCACTTCAAACTGCAAAATCCTTACAGGCAGTTCACTTAAAATAATTGCCACTGCAAAGAGCCACAGCCTCTGCCTCACTTTTGGTATTTTCCTGGAgacttcctcctccttttttaaggaaatgctttttgcctttcagaaggctgatattgTGAAAcgtgtgtgtgtgacagagcCCTGACTCCCTTAGAGATGACCTGGGTGGGGCAGGATCCTAGGGACACAGGCAGGAGGGAATACCTGAAACAGGAGACACACTCACACCTCCTGGCCTCTCAGGTTTCATTTCACCAGCAAacccttcagcagctgcaggagaagagCTGCAAACATGCACCCAGGCAGGTAATAGCTTGAATTCTTcactcagagaagctgtggctgtcccatccctggaagtgtccagggccaggttggacagggcttggagcagcttgggatagtggaaggtgtccctgcccatggcaatgGGTATGGAACCAGATGAACTTTAATCCTGAAAATACTATTGCCAAGTAATTTTCCCTCTGAGAATGGTTTTTTATAGGATATTTAGATTTCAGAAAGGCAGCTATTAGAATCTCATTAATGggggacaaaagaaaaaaaatgtaacagcAGGAAGTAAATGCAACAAACAGGATGCCTTCTCACTGAACTATTAAAATTTCATATAGCAATGCTAAGATCTTCATAATAAAGATAGATGTCAGTGACAAATGATGGTATAATCAGGACCAGATATATTAATAGCAAAATACAATTAATTGCTGATGTTGTAGAAttccaaaaagaaaagctcCTGCATTTAGCAGAAGCTGGGAATAGAAAGAAATCCTAAAAAAGAATATTGAAGTTAGGGGAGAGCACAAGCTAAGTAGACCATCTATTCACATACATAACAAATTTTGACTAAGATCTTTCTTAAAACCAGTGGACAAAGGACTAAATGCTTGTGACATGATATGGCATAATGAGAAGAacttttttcagaaaaggaTTAAATAATACAGTGGCAGTTTTTAATCAGTAGCTCTTAATCTGTCTGTCATATTAACTGTGAAACTCTGGAGATATTGTCAGGAGCAGACTACAGGGAGGTGCAATGCATGTTGATGCCACTGCCTCTTATATCCGCACATCACAGTTTCAGCCAAGATTGATTCAGAGCTACAGCCTGGATTGCTCTTTCAATTTGAGAGCCTATAAAGATTTGAAATAATTAACCTAATCAGGTCAGGCGATTGTAACATGAATTCATGCAACAAGAGCACAAACTTTCTCCAAGTCTTAGCCATCACTGAGGCTCTGTTATGTGCAGATCAATGGCCACAATGAAGGAGATCTGGCCATCAGGAAAAATatcacacacaaaaaccccaaccccatccagccaggacagagccctgTGGGCTGTGTTTGCATCTGAACTCACCCTTGTCTCCCTGaagtgctgggcaggaggtggAGCGGGCTCAGAGCCAGTGGTacccagggcaggggatgctctttgcagagctggagggagcatTGGTGCTCCAGGAGCAATGGGGGAAACCCAAACCAGCAGGTGAATGTGCCCCTTCCTTGGCCTCTGAGGCACCTGGAGAGACAGTCCTgtgctcctccctccccaccacACTCACCAGATGCACCTGCCTCTCCCCCATAGCTTCACACTTGATAATGCAAATATGCTCCTAACTTGGGTAGCTGAGAAATGGGCTATAAAGAGAAACACATGGGAAAACAGGCGGGACAGCACAAAGATCAAGGAACATGTTTTTTCTCTCCTAGGCTGACCTAGTTATTCAACTAACTGGCAGAGATACTCTAATGATGAAGCAGGGAAGCAAggaggctgccagcagcagtttCACAAAGGATGCTTGAGTTTACTTTGCTATTTGTCTTAAATCCAGGTAACATCAAATACAGTCTTTTTCATAAGTTGCACAACCCTTGGCTAtggagtccccatccccagcagaaATAAACTTTCAATTTCTCAGCAACTACAAAAGGATGAGACTCAAATCTAGAGGAAGACAGAGAAAACATTCAGATACATTTTCTTACATAACACAGACAAGTGCATGcatcatttttgttttcccttttgctgCTGCCATACTTTATTAACCTGAGAAGCTATGGATagagatttttcttccctcctaaTTCAGAGTGAAGATTACAGTCCCCAAAGGGTAACAATTGGCTCAACTGTTCTGtacagcagccaggagctgaggtACCTGTAAATACCTGGCCAGCTGGGTAAAGCAAGAGCGAGTCTTCCATTAAAATATGTGCCTCCTACACTACTTTTTGTTAACTCTTCAACCAGTTCTGCCCTTCATGAGAAACCCTTAGACCTGGAGTTACACAAATAGTGCCCAAAATATGACATAAACTTAATTCTGTTCTAAGCCTTGTATCAAAAACTGCCCTTTCTCCAGGGGTGTGAATTCCAGAAAGCTGCAGTCCTGTGCTCACACAAGAATTTAATCTGATTTGAAATGCAGGAATAAACCAAAACTCATTTCCATCCCTCAGCATTGGATAGAAAAGTTTAGGAATGGGAGCCTGCTGATTTGAGTATAAAAGTTCATGAAGAGAAAGGTAGTTGACACAAAAGCTATTTCTAGTGGAGAATCTTAGATATGGGAGCTCAGCTTGGGATATTCCTCATCAACTAATAGAAAGGGAAtttaaaagaacaacaaaaaaaaaaaagaaaaaagagtagAAGCAGGAATACGTGGGAGAAGGTATGAAGAGCACACATCCCATCACACCCCTTGCCACACATACAGGTTTCACTTTCTCCTGACCTGCCAATGTCCAACATTTTTCCaaacttaaaagaaaaccaaccaaccaaacaaaaccacctcccccaaacaaacaaccccaaaacaaaaaaaaatcacataaaaaaccccaaacaaattaACCAAGAgccaaaataacatttttcgTTTACCCAGAAAATTGTACTTTGCCTTCATTTGGAATAGGAGAATGTTTAGATATTCCAGTTTGTTTTCTCTACAACTCACACATATCTTTCCAGCAATCCTCAGAACTGGGATGGGTGGCACACTACTGGGCTAGTCCTACTGACAGTGGAAAGAGAGGTGAAGAGGCAGGCAGGTATTAAACTGcacacttttaatttttttaaaaaacttgtGATACTGACCTTTAATGACAGGTGTCTGCAGAAGTGTTGTACTCCACTGTACATTAACACAACCCCGATAAAAGTGTTGGAAAACAGTAAGAATATGACCAATAAGGTCAGGCATAGGaatagttatttttctttaatagttATCTTTGTCATTTGGCAGTGACATTTCAATATTAACATACTCTGAAAACATGCATTGTATGCAATAACTTTATTAGGGTCAAATAGATATCACAATATAGATTCATCCACTGAGTAGCCATAAATTGGTTACAACAATCATAGAAGAGACTAAGCTGTTTTAAGCTAAGATGCTTTCAACATTACAGCTCATACAATAAGATTATATACTGATACACTTTGATCTAGAAATGCAGATGATCAGTTTTGATTAGTACATTGTGCTTCAGGCTTTCATTTGTGTCAATGCATCCCATATGCTGTAGTGAGGGAGGGCTGAATTTCCCAGGGAGGAATCCAAACAGGCTAcaaggctggctctggctctTTCAGGACGAGTTCCTCTGAGCCTGGGTTATTTGGTCAATCCAGTTACATTCTCCATTAGCACCAAGCTAGCGCTCAGAGCAGCAATCTAACAGAGGGATATCTAACAATCTTGAAACAGCACGGACAGAAAGGTTTTCTTCCCATCAAAGGGCATAAAGGAATATTTATGCTTTGTAAGGTCACAACAATACGTGCGGTTTTCATGTTGCCGTGTCAGGCAACAGGGCGTTTCCACATGATTTTGTGTACTGATATCTGCACCTCTGTTATCTTAGTTAAATAAATACCTTTGTAAACAAATAACACAGTTACTTGGTCCTTATTCTCCACAGCTCACATTAAAAGATTCACAAAACATCCATAGAAATAGTGATTTATAGAAGGAATACTTAGCTGAGTTAAATGGAATAAACATTGGTCAGGTACCATAGATACTACTGAATGCcatttcaaggaaaaacagtttAGTTACAAAGCATTCAGAACTTGGGTAAGCCATATATTCAACTCtgcaaaatatataaaagatgCATACTTCTTTTAAACAGACATTTAACAAAATGTAGTGGCAGAAGTCGAGAAGTTCCATTTACACAGTCCAGACATTTGGTAGTATGAAACTGCTTATCCATGCACTAAATTACAGATGGATGACTCAGTTAACTGAAATAATAGTAAAATCTTCTGAAACAAAAAGGTATAACCAAAACAAACTCTCTGAAGAGTCACAGACAGGCAGTTCTGAAAATTTAGGTGCAATGTTACATGCATGGATATACAGAATAATCTGTAGAAATCATAGTAAAACACTTCtgtttttcaccaaaatgcagAAGGAAATTCAATTATATTATGCATATTAAATACTACAGACTTGAGGCTACAAAAAGCTTCTACCATCTTAACACATACAAAACTACCATAAAGTTATCTCTACAGTACCTACTACAACAGAAACTCCAGGTCACCGGCGAGGAGCACATCCCCTGTGTCTGGCTAATCAGGGAAAGAAAGGCCAACTCCAGCCCCCTGGCCACCTCCCATCTGCCAAAGGAGGTGGGCTTAGACCTTCAATGGACATTAAACACTGTGTTGTAGTATGAATTTATGTAGAACCCTTAAAAATCTGGTGCCACTGAAACTTGAGACCTGTTAAACTCTCTACTTGCGAGGGGTGCAAGAGCTTGTGCTGCGTGAACCCTAAATCTGATTAGAGAAGGAGGTTGGCCCGCTCTGCCCATAGCTCTGGGACTGGCCATATTCACCCACCTGGCCATAGGAGCCTGGCTGGTTGTAGCCACCAGCTGGCCCATAGCTGTCTTGGTTGTAGCCACCTTGGTTGTAGCCCCCGGGCTGCTTCTCCATGGTGTCCGCAGCGTGCCGCTGGCCCGAGGAATGCCAGCCCGTCTCCTTAAACACAAACCAAATGTTGCCTGCCCACAGGATAAAGTTCAAGTAGCCAAAGACCTGGGTGGGAAGAAGAGGAGCTCGTCACCAGCAGCCACAATCTCACAGCTCAACCTAATGTTATGGTCCCCACCATAACACTAGGTCCTGGGGAAAGGCAAAGCTGCTCCCAACCTCTCCTTCCcaaggacaagaggaaatggcctcaagttgtgcaaGAGGAGGCCCAGATTGGTTATTaggaaaaatctcttcactg contains:
- the SNTN gene encoding sentan, which gives rise to MATSRLLPRGRASIHLLAITPLPGDHKQPGLEMCGCRTSVPSMKQYSVSQPAPAATKKGPPAAAGMPKGVPIAKQLASIKALRKGSDLEKAFATAALVYNNHADPESKLSKSETKSLLQSQFWHFIQGQENKPKYQEIISSLDEESENKINFEDFMILLVSLTLMSDLLQEIKNVKTTK